CAATGGCTGAGGATCTTCGAGAGGAAGTCGCGAGCCCGTTCCGTCTTGGCCTGCGCGAAGAACTCTTCGGGCGGCGACATTTCAAGTACCTGTCCGCCGTCCATGAACACCACTTGTTGGGCCGCCGACCGGGCGAAGCCCATCTCGTGGCTGACCACGATCATCGTCTTGCCCTCTGACGCCAGCTCCAACATGACGTCGAGGACCTCCTTGATCATCTCGGGGTCGAGGGCCGAGGTGGGCTCGTCGAACATGAGGACCTTGGGCTCCATGGCCAGCGCCCGGGCGATGGCCGCCCGCTGCTGCTGCCCGCCGGAGAGCTCGGCCGGGTAGCGGTCGGCCTTGTCGGCGATGCCGACCCGCTCCAGCAGTTGCATGGCCCGTTCCTTGGCCTCTTTCTTCGACAACCCCCGCACCTTTGTGGGGCCGAGGGTGACGTTGGCGAGCACGCTCTTGTGGGCGAAGAGGTTGAACGACTGGAACACCATGCCCACGTCGGCCCGCAGCTTGGCCAGGGCCTTGCCTTCCTCGGGCAGGGCAACGCCGTCGATGGTGATGGTGCCGCTGTCGATGGGCTCCAGCCGGTTGATGCACCGGCACAGCGTCGACTTGCCCGAGCCCGACGGGCCGACCACGACGACGACGTCGCCACGGTTGACGACGAGGTCGACGTCCTTCAGGACGTGGAGGTCACCAAAGGACTTGTTGACTTTCTCGACGACGACAAGCGGGCTCCCCATTCGCCGCGGACCCTACCCCGTTCGAGGGCCGTCGCATCGTCAGGACTTGAAGAGGAAGTCTTCTTCGTCGGCGTCCACCAGGGCGCGCACCTCCTCGGCCAGCACCGGGTGCTGCTCCAAGAAGGGGTCGCCGTCGACCACCCGGAAGGCCAGTTCGCGGGCCTGGACCACCATCTGCTTGTCGCGCCGGAGCGACGCCAGCTTGAGGTCGGAACGGCCTTTCTGGCGAGCGCCCCGAATCGTGCCCGCCCCTCGTAGGTCGAGGTCGACCTCCGCCAGCTCGAAGCCGTCGGTGGTGCGTTCGACGGCGGCCAGGCGCTCGCTCTCGGCGTCGCCCAGGAGGTAGCACCAACTGCGGGCCGACCCCCGGCCGACCCGGCCCCGGAGCTGGTGGAGCTGGGCGATGCCGAAGCGGTCGGCGTCCTCGATGACCATGACGGTGGCGTTGGGCACGTCGACGCCGACCTCGATGACGGTGGTGGCCACCAGCACGTCGACCTCGCCTCGGCGGAAGGCGGCCATCACCGGTTCCTTGTCGGCCGGGCGCATCTGCCCGTGCAGCAGGCCGAGGCGCAGGTCGGCCAGCACCT
This genomic window from Acidimicrobiales bacterium contains:
- a CDS encoding amino acid ABC transporter ATP-binding protein; its protein translation is MGSPLVVVEKVNKSFGDLHVLKDVDLVVNRGDVVVVVGPSGSGKSTLCRCINRLEPIDSGTITIDGVALPEEGKALAKLRADVGMVFQSFNLFAHKSVLANVTLGPTKVRGLSKKEAKERAMQLLERVGIADKADRYPAELSGGQQQRAAIARALAMEPKVLMFDEPTSALDPEMIKEVLDVMLELASEGKTMIVVSHEMGFARSAAQQVVFMDGGQVLEMSPPEEFFAQAKTERARDFLSKILSH